One genomic segment of Streptomyces niveus includes these proteins:
- a CDS encoding TVP38/TMEM64 family protein has translation MLDPVDRPSAGLTVRCTRVLLSPWSRLSLLVLLLACAGTAVLVYEPQRFVSAGWPQLSGGAAVVLFAAAYGVCTAAFVPRPLLNLAAGALFGTQLGLPAAIAGTVLGAGIAFGLGRFLGQDALRPLLRGRWLTAADGQLSRHGFRSMMAVRLFPGIPFVAANYCAAVSKMGWPPFLLATGIGCVPNTAAYVIAGSEAGSPTSPAFLLAMGFIVLTGAGAGVLAWFKRHRLRAASPAPTEARVPEPVA, from the coding sequence ATGCTCGACCCTGTCGACAGGCCGTCCGCCGGCCTCACGGTCCGCTGTACGAGGGTGCTGCTCTCACCCTGGTCCAGGCTCTCCCTCCTCGTGCTCCTTCTGGCGTGCGCGGGGACCGCTGTGCTGGTCTACGAGCCGCAGAGATTCGTCTCGGCCGGCTGGCCGCAGCTCAGCGGCGGCGCGGCCGTGGTGCTGTTCGCCGCGGCCTACGGGGTGTGCACGGCGGCCTTCGTGCCGCGTCCGCTGCTCAACCTCGCGGCGGGCGCGCTGTTCGGTACGCAGCTCGGGCTCCCGGCGGCGATCGCGGGGACGGTGCTGGGCGCGGGTATCGCCTTCGGCCTCGGCCGCTTCCTCGGTCAGGACGCGCTGCGTCCGCTGCTTCGGGGCCGCTGGCTGACGGCGGCGGACGGGCAGTTGAGCCGGCACGGCTTCCGCTCGATGATGGCGGTACGGCTCTTCCCCGGGATCCCGTTCGTGGCCGCCAACTACTGTGCGGCGGTGTCGAAGATGGGCTGGCCGCCGTTCCTGCTGGCGACGGGCATCGGCTGCGTCCCGAACACGGCGGCGTACGTGATCGCCGGGAGCGAGGCGGGGTCGCCGACGTCGCCCGCGTTCCTGCTGGCGATGGGGTTCATCGTGCTGACGGGGGCGGGGGCGGGCGTGCTGGCCTGGTTCAAGCGCCACCGGTTGCGTGCGGCGAGCCCGGCGCCCACGGAGGCCAGGGTCCCGGAGCCGGTCGCCTGA
- a CDS encoding methylmalonyl-CoA mutase family protein yields MTLLPDSGLSLAAEFPEPTHEQWQGLVEGVLRKSGRDVSGTAAEDALSTTLEDGLTTRPLYTAADDPGDGGLPGFAPFTRGGTPGGPAPGGWDVRQRHARTDPARTNEAVLDDLANGTTSLWLAVGRSGVPVSGLADALAGVYLDLAPVALDAGDEFPGAAAALLRLYDERDVPRGEVRGTLGADPVGGLARTGHETPGLREAAAELAGLCHREYPGLRALVVDALPYHEAGGSAAQELGCSLAAGVAALRDLDAAGLSAEAACGQLEFRYAATADQFLTIAKLRAARRLWARVAEVSGAGPAGAAQRQHAVTSSVMMTRRDPWVNMLRTTVASLAAGVGGADSVTVLPFDHSLGLPDAFARRIARNTSTILIEESHLGRVIDPAGGSWYVERLTDDLAHAAWAWFQEIERAGGQRAALRDGLVAERLATTWAARSEKLARRREPVTGVSEFPQLAETPVVRDASPPAATGGLPTVRRDDAFEALRTRSDAHLASTGARPRVFLAALGPAAAHTARVTFASNLFQSGGVEPVHDPVTVDASTAAEAFERSGAAIACLCSSDPLYAEQAGEVAAALKSAGATRVYLAGRPGELRETLTGAGVDEFVAAGGDAVAQLTSALDHMGVAP; encoded by the coding sequence ATGACGCTCCTGCCCGACAGCGGGCTATCGCTGGCAGCCGAGTTCCCCGAACCCACCCATGAGCAGTGGCAGGGTCTGGTGGAGGGCGTACTCCGGAAATCCGGCCGGGACGTCTCGGGCACGGCCGCCGAGGACGCACTCTCGACCACGCTCGAAGACGGACTGACCACCCGTCCCCTCTACACCGCCGCCGACGACCCCGGCGACGGGGGCCTGCCGGGCTTCGCGCCCTTCACCCGTGGCGGCACCCCCGGGGGCCCCGCGCCGGGCGGCTGGGACGTACGCCAGCGCCACGCGCGCACCGACCCGGCACGCACCAACGAAGCCGTACTGGACGACCTCGCCAACGGCACCACCTCCCTGTGGCTGGCGGTGGGCCGCTCCGGCGTGCCGGTCTCCGGCCTGGCCGACGCCCTCGCCGGTGTCTATCTCGACCTCGCCCCGGTCGCACTCGACGCGGGCGACGAATTCCCCGGCGCGGCGGCCGCGTTGCTGCGCCTGTACGACGAACGCGACGTCCCGCGCGGGGAGGTGCGCGGCACCCTCGGCGCCGACCCGGTCGGCGGCCTCGCCCGCACCGGCCACGAGACCCCCGGTCTGCGAGAGGCCGCGGCGGAGCTCGCCGGGCTGTGCCACCGCGAGTACCCCGGACTGCGCGCCCTCGTCGTCGACGCCCTGCCCTACCACGAGGCCGGCGGCTCGGCCGCCCAGGAACTCGGCTGCTCGCTCGCGGCCGGTGTCGCCGCGCTGCGCGACCTCGACGCCGCGGGACTCTCCGCCGAAGCGGCCTGCGGCCAACTGGAGTTCAGGTACGCCGCCACCGCCGACCAGTTCCTGACCATCGCCAAACTCCGCGCCGCGCGCCGCCTCTGGGCGCGCGTCGCCGAGGTGAGCGGAGCCGGACCGGCCGGCGCCGCCCAGCGCCAGCACGCCGTCACCTCGTCGGTGATGATGACCCGGCGCGACCCGTGGGTGAACATGCTGCGCACCACGGTCGCCTCGCTCGCCGCCGGGGTCGGCGGCGCCGACTCCGTGACCGTGCTGCCGTTCGACCACAGTCTCGGGCTCCCCGACGCCTTCGCCCGGCGCATCGCGCGCAACACCTCGACCATCCTCATCGAGGAGTCCCACCTCGGCCGCGTCATCGACCCGGCCGGCGGCTCCTGGTACGTCGAACGGCTGACCGACGACCTCGCGCACGCCGCCTGGGCCTGGTTCCAGGAGATCGAACGGGCCGGCGGCCAGCGCGCCGCGCTGCGCGACGGCCTGGTCGCCGAACGCCTCGCCACGACCTGGGCGGCCCGCTCCGAGAAGCTGGCCCGCCGACGCGAACCGGTCACCGGCGTCAGCGAGTTCCCCCAACTGGCCGAGACACCCGTCGTACGCGACGCCTCACCCCCGGCCGCGACCGGCGGACTGCCCACCGTCCGCCGCGACGACGCCTTCGAGGCCCTGCGCACCCGCTCCGACGCCCACCTCGCCTCGACCGGCGCCCGCCCCCGCGTCTTCCTGGCCGCGCTCGGCCCGGCCGCCGCGCACACGGCGCGGGTGACCTTCGCGTCCAACCTCTTCCAGTCCGGCGGTGTCGAACCGGTCCACGACCCCGTGACCGTCGACGCCTCCACCGCCGCCGAAGCCTTCGAACGCAGCGGCGCCGCCATCGCCTGCCTCTGTTCCAGCGATCCGCTCTACGCCGAACAGGCAGGGGAAGTCGCCGCGGCACTGAAATCGGCCGGAGCCACCCGCGTGTATCTCGCGGGACGTCCGGGCGAACTGCGCGAGACCCTCACCGGCGCCGGAGTCGACGAGTTCGTCGCCGCCGGCGGGGACGCCGTCGCCCAACTCACCTCCGCCCTCGACCACATGGGAGTGGCGCCATGA
- the meaB gene encoding methylmalonyl Co-A mutase-associated GTPase MeaB — protein sequence MTARTGIDIDTYTKGVLDGSRSAVARAITLVESTRADHRELAQRLLTALLPYSGTARRIGVSGVPGVGKSTFIDALGTMLTGLGHRVAVLAVDPSSSRTGGSILGDKTRMERLAVDPAAFVRPSPTAGTLGGVAKATRETIIIMEAAGYDVVLVETVGVGQSETAVANMVDSFLLLSLARTGDQLQGIKKGVLELADLIAVNKADGPHERDAKSAARELAGALRLMHPADAAWTPPVLSCSAREGTGLDTVWERLEQHRKVLDAGGRLRRKRSDQQVDWTWSMVRDHLLDRLRDHPGVRHLAPALEQQVREGSLTATLAAERIVEALDLPAGGEDR from the coding sequence GTGACAGCTCGGACCGGCATCGACATCGACACCTACACCAAAGGCGTGCTCGACGGCTCCCGTTCGGCCGTCGCGCGCGCCATCACCCTCGTGGAGTCCACCAGGGCCGACCACCGGGAACTCGCCCAGCGCCTGCTGACCGCGCTGCTGCCGTACTCCGGCACGGCACGCAGGATCGGCGTCAGCGGCGTACCCGGCGTCGGCAAGTCCACCTTCATCGACGCCCTCGGCACGATGCTCACCGGCCTCGGGCACCGGGTCGCCGTCCTCGCCGTCGACCCCTCGTCCAGCAGGACCGGCGGCTCCATCCTGGGCGACAAGACCCGTATGGAGCGCCTGGCCGTCGACCCGGCGGCCTTCGTACGGCCCTCACCCACGGCGGGCACCCTGGGCGGCGTCGCCAAGGCCACCCGCGAGACGATCATCATCATGGAGGCGGCCGGCTACGACGTGGTCCTCGTCGAGACCGTCGGCGTCGGCCAGTCGGAGACCGCCGTGGCGAACATGGTCGACTCCTTCCTCCTACTGAGCCTCGCCCGTACCGGCGACCAGCTCCAGGGCATCAAGAAGGGCGTACTGGAACTGGCCGACCTCATCGCCGTCAACAAGGCCGACGGACCGCACGAGCGGGACGCGAAGTCCGCCGCGCGTGAACTCGCGGGCGCGCTGCGCCTGATGCACCCCGCCGACGCCGCGTGGACACCACCGGTCCTGAGTTGCAGTGCCCGTGAGGGCACCGGGCTCGACACCGTCTGGGAGCGCCTGGAACAGCACAGGAAGGTCCTCGACGCCGGCGGACGTCTCCGGCGCAAGCGCAGCGACCAGCAGGTGGACTGGACCTGGTCGATGGTCAGGGACCATCTGCTGGACCGGCTGCGCGACCATCCGGGCGTACGCCACCTGGCGCCCGCGCTCGAACAGCAGGTGCGGGAGGGCTCGTTGACGGCGACGCTGGCCGCCGAGCGGATCGTCGAGGCGCTGGACCTGCCGGCCGGGGGAGAGGACCGATGA
- a CDS encoding nuclear transport factor 2 family protein — protein sequence MTQRVDLATVMDRLAIDEVISGYAAAVDDSDWPGFLALYTPDGRADHRAAGGIEGSAAEVADWLAGVLGRFPVRQHLIGNRRLAFEDVGGYPGDRAEVRADSLTTVFQESGEAVTTVSRYTFGLSRTEDGWRLHGVVVREKAPRGAGATARHRDDGG from the coding sequence ATGACGCAGCGTGTGGATCTCGCGACCGTGATGGACCGACTGGCCATCGACGAGGTGATCAGCGGCTACGCGGCGGCCGTGGACGATTCCGACTGGCCCGGATTCCTTGCCCTGTACACCCCCGACGGGCGGGCCGACCACCGGGCCGCCGGCGGGATCGAGGGATCGGCCGCCGAGGTGGCCGACTGGCTCGCCGGGGTCCTGGGCCGCTTTCCCGTACGCCAGCATCTGATCGGCAACCGCCGGCTGGCCTTCGAGGACGTCGGCGGATATCCGGGCGACCGCGCCGAGGTGCGGGCCGACTCTCTGACCACGGTGTTCCAGGAGTCCGGCGAGGCGGTGACCACCGTCAGCCGCTACACCTTCGGCCTCTCCCGCACGGAGGACGGCTGGCGGCTGCACGGTGTCGTGGTGCGGGAGAAGGCTCCGCGCGGCGCGGGTGCCACGGCCCGGCACCGGGACGACGGAGGCTGA
- the scpA gene encoding methylmalonyl-CoA mutase encodes MTVPDFTGIDLGPATPTGGHEDQWRTAVKESTGRSDADLVWNTPEGIDVKPLYTPQDLEGLDFLGTYPGIAPYLRGPYPTMYVNQPWTIRQYAGFSTAEESNAFYRRNLAAGQKGLSVAFDLPTHRGYDSDHPRVTGDVGMAGVAIDSIYDMRQLFDGIPLDRMTVSMTMNGAVLPVLALYIVAAEEQGVPPEKLAGTIQNDILKEFMVRNTYIYPPAPSMRIISDIFAYTSRKMPRYNSISISGYHIQEAGATADLELAYTLADGVEYLRAGLDVGLDVDAFAPRLSFFWAIGMNFFMEIAKLRAARLLWARLVKKFDPKNAKSLSLRTHSQTSGWSLTAQDVFNNVPRTCVEAMAATQGHTQSLHTNALDEALALPTDFSARIARNTQLLLQQESGTCRVIDPWGGSAYVEKLTYDLARRAWQHIEEVEAAGGMARAIADGIPKLRIEEAAARTQARIDSGRQPVIGVNKYLVETDEQIEVRSVDNSSVRTQQIAKLRRLRDERDEAACQDALRALTGAAEAGSTQGLEGNLLALAVNAARAKATVGEISDALEKVYGRHSGQIRTISGVYRNEAGTSPAVESTREAVDEFERAEGRRPRILVAKMGQDGHDRGQKVIATAFADLGFDVDVGPLFQTPGEVARQAVEADVHIVGVSSLAAGHLTLVPALREELAREGREDIMIVVGGVIPPGDIEELHRAGAAAVFPPGTVIPDAARDLLTTLAGALGHER; translated from the coding sequence ATGACCGTCCCCGACTTCACCGGTATCGACCTGGGTCCCGCCACGCCCACGGGCGGACACGAGGACCAGTGGCGCACCGCCGTCAAGGAGAGCACCGGCAGGAGCGACGCCGACCTCGTCTGGAACACCCCCGAGGGCATCGACGTCAAACCGCTCTACACCCCGCAGGACCTCGAAGGCCTCGACTTCCTCGGCACGTACCCCGGCATCGCGCCGTATCTGCGCGGCCCCTACCCGACGATGTACGTCAACCAGCCCTGGACGATCCGTCAGTACGCCGGATTCTCCACCGCCGAGGAGTCCAACGCCTTCTACCGGCGCAACCTCGCGGCCGGGCAGAAGGGCCTGTCCGTCGCCTTCGACCTGCCGACGCACCGCGGGTACGACAGCGACCACCCGCGCGTGACCGGTGACGTCGGCATGGCGGGCGTCGCCATCGACTCCATCTACGACATGCGACAGCTCTTCGACGGCATCCCGCTCGACAGGATGACCGTCTCGATGACCATGAACGGCGCCGTCCTGCCCGTGCTCGCCCTCTACATCGTGGCGGCCGAGGAACAGGGCGTACCGCCCGAGAAGCTGGCCGGGACCATCCAGAACGACATCCTCAAAGAGTTCATGGTCCGCAACACCTACATCTATCCGCCCGCCCCCTCGATGCGGATCATCTCCGACATCTTCGCGTACACCTCGCGGAAGATGCCGCGCTACAACTCCATCTCCATCTCCGGCTACCACATCCAGGAAGCCGGTGCGACGGCCGACCTGGAGCTGGCCTACACCCTCGCCGACGGCGTCGAGTATCTGCGCGCCGGACTCGACGTGGGCCTCGACGTCGACGCGTTCGCCCCCCGGCTCTCCTTCTTCTGGGCCATCGGCATGAACTTCTTCATGGAGATCGCCAAACTGCGCGCCGCCCGGCTGCTCTGGGCAAGGCTCGTAAAGAAGTTCGACCCCAAGAACGCCAAGTCGCTCTCGCTGCGCACCCATTCACAGACCTCCGGCTGGTCCCTCACCGCGCAGGACGTCTTCAACAACGTCCCGCGCACCTGTGTGGAGGCGATGGCAGCCACCCAGGGCCACACCCAGTCGCTGCACACCAACGCCCTCGACGAGGCGCTGGCACTGCCCACCGACTTCTCCGCGCGCATCGCCCGCAACACCCAACTCCTGCTCCAGCAGGAGTCCGGCACCTGCCGCGTCATCGACCCGTGGGGCGGCAGCGCCTACGTGGAGAAGCTGACGTACGACCTCGCGCGCCGCGCCTGGCAGCACATCGAGGAGGTCGAGGCGGCCGGCGGCATGGCGCGGGCCATCGCCGATGGCATCCCCAAGCTCCGGATCGAGGAGGCGGCGGCCCGCACCCAGGCCAGGATCGACTCCGGGCGCCAGCCCGTCATCGGCGTCAACAAGTACCTGGTGGAGACCGACGAGCAGATCGAGGTCCGATCGGTCGACAACTCCTCCGTACGGACGCAGCAGATCGCCAAGCTGCGCCGGCTGCGCGACGAACGCGACGAGGCCGCCTGCCAGGACGCGCTGCGCGCCCTCACCGGCGCGGCGGAGGCCGGATCGACACAGGGGCTCGAAGGCAACCTGCTGGCCCTCGCCGTGAACGCGGCGCGCGCCAAGGCCACCGTCGGCGAGATCTCCGACGCCCTGGAGAAGGTCTACGGACGCCACTCGGGCCAGATCCGTACCATCTCCGGTGTGTACAGGAACGAGGCCGGCACGTCACCGGCGGTCGAGAGCACCCGGGAAGCCGTCGACGAGTTCGAGCGCGCCGAGGGACGGCGCCCGCGCATCCTCGTCGCCAAGATGGGCCAGGACGGCCACGACCGCGGCCAGAAGGTCATCGCAACCGCCTTCGCCGACCTGGGCTTCGACGTCGACGTCGGCCCGCTGTTCCAGACGCCCGGTGAGGTCGCGCGACAGGCCGTCGAGGCAGACGTGCACATCGTCGGCGTCTCGTCGCTGGCCGCCGGACACCTCACGCTCGTGCCCGCCCTGCGCGAGGAACTGGCGCGGGAGGGCCGCGAGGACATCATGATCGTCGTTGGCGGGGTGATCCCGCCCGGTGACATCGAGGAACTGCACCGCGCGGGCGCCGCGGCCGTCTTCCCGCCCGGCACCGTCATCCCCGACGCCGCGCGGGACCTGCTCACCACCCTGGCCGGCGCCCTCGGCCACGAGCGGTGA
- the lnt gene encoding apolipoprotein N-acyltransferase encodes MRVPAGRREMWNPAVGREAWVRRSTSPVWRGAAAVTTGALPALSFPEPGLWWLAYGALVPWMLLVRTAPTGGRAILDGWLGGLGFILAVHHWLMPSLHVFIVVLAGLLGLLWAPWGWLVRLMLGGRPSPRRTAAALVVVPSGWLMIETVRSLEGLGGPWGLLGASQWEVAPALRLASVGGVWLVSLLVVAVNTGLTALLVVATARTVVAVGLVACAVGVSCAWVWAPRTERTGQTRVAVVQPGVFAGPDGVDRRFDRSEELTRSLAGRDLDLVVWGESSVGDDLGARPDLAARIAVLSRQVGAEVLVNVDASGTDGAGRTGIFKSAVLVGPNGLTGDRYDKMRLVPFGEYVPARSALGWATSVGKAAGEDRRRGTRQVVMVLPGEGRGGPRVGPLICFESAFPDMSRQLVRDGAQLLVAQSSTSTFQHSWAPEQHASLAALRAAETGRPMVHATLTGVSAVYGPRGERTGARLGTASSAGAVYELPLTRGTTAYVKYGDWPLYGALAVLAALCAAEGARSLRRPASAPPAPPVHTTRA; translated from the coding sequence ATGCGGGTTCCGGCCGGTCGGCGGGAGATGTGGAATCCGGCCGTCGGCCGGGAGGCGTGGGTCCGACGCTCCACGTCGCCGGTGTGGCGCGGCGCCGCTGCCGTGACGACCGGCGCGCTGCCCGCGCTCTCCTTTCCCGAGCCGGGCCTCTGGTGGCTGGCGTACGGGGCGCTCGTGCCCTGGATGCTTCTGGTGCGTACGGCTCCGACGGGGGGGCGCGCGATCCTGGACGGCTGGCTCGGCGGGCTGGGCTTCATACTGGCCGTCCATCACTGGCTGATGCCGAGCCTGCATGTGTTCATCGTGGTGCTGGCCGGGCTGCTGGGGCTGCTGTGGGCACCGTGGGGCTGGCTGGTACGTCTGATGCTCGGCGGGCGTCCGTCGCCCCGGCGTACGGCCGCCGCGCTGGTGGTGGTGCCCTCGGGCTGGCTGATGATCGAGACGGTGCGGTCCCTGGAGGGTCTGGGCGGTCCCTGGGGGCTGCTGGGCGCCAGTCAGTGGGAGGTCGCCCCCGCGCTGCGGCTCGCCTCGGTGGGCGGCGTCTGGCTGGTGAGTCTGCTGGTGGTCGCCGTCAACACCGGGCTGACGGCGCTCCTGGTGGTCGCCACCGCTCGTACGGTCGTCGCCGTGGGCCTCGTGGCGTGCGCGGTCGGTGTGTCCTGCGCGTGGGTGTGGGCGCCACGGACCGAGCGGACGGGGCAGACGCGCGTCGCCGTCGTGCAGCCGGGAGTCTTCGCCGGTCCCGACGGCGTCGACCGGCGTTTCGACCGCAGTGAGGAGCTGACCCGCTCGCTGGCCGGACGGGATCTCGATCTCGTCGTCTGGGGCGAGAGCAGTGTCGGCGACGATCTCGGCGCCCGGCCCGATCTGGCGGCGCGCATCGCCGTGCTGTCACGGCAGGTGGGCGCCGAGGTCCTGGTGAATGTGGACGCGTCGGGCACGGACGGGGCGGGGCGCACCGGGATCTTCAAGAGTGCCGTGCTGGTGGGTCCGAACGGTCTGACGGGTGACCGGTACGACAAGATGCGGCTGGTGCCGTTCGGTGAGTACGTCCCGGCGCGCTCCGCGCTCGGCTGGGCGACATCGGTCGGCAAGGCGGCGGGCGAGGACCGCCGGCGCGGCACACGCCAGGTGGTCATGGTGCTGCCCGGCGAGGGGCGGGGCGGGCCGCGGGTGGGCCCGCTGATCTGCTTCGAGTCCGCGTTCCCCGACATGAGCCGGCAACTGGTCAGGGACGGCGCGCAGTTGCTCGTCGCGCAGTCGTCCACGTCGACGTTCCAGCACAGCTGGGCGCCGGAGCAGCATGCCTCGCTGGCGGCGCTGCGGGCGGCCGAGACGGGCCGCCCCATGGTGCACGCCACCCTCACCGGTGTCAGCGCCGTGTACGGCCCGCGCGGCGAGCGGACCGGCGCCCGGCTCGGTACGGCAAGCAGCGCGGGCGCTGTGTACGAACTGCCGCTGACGCGCGGCACCACCGCGTACGTGAAGTACGGGGACTGGCCGCTGTACGGCGCGCTGGCCGTGCTCGCGGCCCTCTGCGCCGCCGAGGGCGCGCGGTCGCTCAGACGGCCTGCGTCCGCGCCGCCCGCACCACCCGTTCACACAACTCGTGCGTAG
- a CDS encoding enoyl-CoA hydratase/isomerase family protein, whose translation MTERLPTEDETVLVRREGRVGRLTLNRPRALNALTHAMVSRVDAALTAWEADSAATTVVIDGAGGRGLCAGGDIRAIYEDARTGGSASPAFWRDEYRLNARIARCPMPYVAFMDGIVMGGGVGVSAHGDVRIVTERSRVAMPETGIGLVPDVGGTYLLSRAPGELGTHLALTGTAVGAADAILCGLADHHVPSERLPELARQLADTDVPVAVRRHASAPPEGELAADREWIDTCYAADSVEEIVDRLFASGHHGAKQTAETILTKSPTALKATLAAVRRARTAGTLEEVLDVEYRASCAALRTPDLVEGIRAQVIDKDRTPKWVPGELGAVTPADVARFSAVPPGGDLGLAGALS comes from the coding sequence ATGACCGAACGACTTCCTACCGAGGACGAGACCGTCCTCGTACGGCGCGAGGGGCGCGTGGGGCGGCTGACGCTCAACCGGCCTCGCGCGCTCAACGCCCTGACCCACGCCATGGTGTCGCGCGTCGACGCCGCGCTCACCGCGTGGGAGGCCGACTCCGCCGCGACGACGGTGGTCATCGACGGCGCCGGCGGACGCGGACTGTGCGCGGGCGGCGACATCCGGGCGATCTACGAGGACGCGCGTACGGGCGGCTCGGCGTCGCCCGCGTTCTGGCGCGACGAGTACCGCCTCAACGCCCGGATCGCGCGCTGTCCGATGCCGTACGTCGCCTTCATGGACGGCATCGTGATGGGCGGCGGGGTGGGCGTCTCGGCGCACGGCGACGTGCGGATCGTCACCGAGCGCTCACGGGTCGCCATGCCCGAGACCGGAATCGGCCTCGTCCCGGACGTCGGCGGTACGTATCTGCTCTCCCGGGCACCCGGCGAACTCGGTACGCATCTCGCCCTCACCGGCACGGCGGTGGGCGCCGCCGACGCGATCCTGTGCGGACTCGCCGACCACCACGTGCCCTCCGAGCGGCTGCCCGAACTGGCGCGCCAACTGGCGGACACGGATGTGCCGGTGGCCGTACGGCGCCACGCGTCGGCGCCGCCCGAGGGGGAGTTGGCCGCCGACCGCGAGTGGATCGACACCTGTTACGCCGCCGACTCGGTGGAGGAGATCGTGGACCGGCTCTTCGCCAGCGGGCACCACGGGGCGAAGCAGACGGCGGAGACCATCCTGACGAAGTCACCGACCGCGCTGAAGGCGACGCTGGCCGCCGTACGGCGGGCGCGGACGGCCGGGACGCTGGAAGAGGTGCTGGACGTGGAGTACCGGGCGTCGTGCGCGGCGCTGCGGACGCCGGATCTGGTGGAGGGGATCAGGGCGCAGGTCATCGACAAGGACCGGACGCCGAAGTGGGTGCCGGGGGAGCTGGGCGCGGTGACGCCGGCGGACGTGGCGCGCTTCTCGGCGGTGCCGCCCGGCGGGGACCTTGGGCTGGCGGGCGCGCTCTCCTGA
- a CDS encoding undecaprenyl-diphosphate phosphatase, translating to MSWFESLILGLVQGLTEFLPISSSAHLRLTAAFAGWQDPGAAFTAITQIGTEAAVLIYFRKDIARITSAWFRSLTDKAMRSDHDAKMGWLVIVGSIPIGVLGLAFKDHIEGPFRDLRLIATTLIVMGIILGIADRLAARDEAGGKHRAVKERKSLKELGVRDGLIFGFCQALALIPGVSRSGATISGGLLMGYTREAAARYSFLLAVPAVLASGAFELRKAGEGHVSWGPTIFATIVAFVVGYAVIAWFMKFITTKSFMPFVIYRILLGIVIFFLVGTDTLSPHAGDSGG from the coding sequence ATGTCTTGGTTCGAATCACTCATCCTCGGACTCGTCCAGGGGCTGACCGAGTTCCTGCCCATCTCCTCCAGCGCGCATCTGCGGCTGACCGCCGCCTTCGCGGGCTGGCAAGATCCGGGTGCGGCGTTCACCGCGATCACCCAGATCGGTACGGAGGCGGCGGTCCTCATCTACTTCCGTAAGGACATCGCCCGCATCACGTCGGCGTGGTTCCGCTCGCTGACGGACAAGGCGATGCGCTCCGACCACGACGCCAAGATGGGCTGGCTGGTGATCGTCGGTTCGATCCCCATCGGTGTGCTCGGGCTCGCGTTCAAGGACCACATCGAGGGGCCGTTCCGTGATCTGCGGCTGATCGCGACGACGCTGATCGTGATGGGCATCATCCTCGGCATCGCGGACCGGCTGGCGGCACGCGACGAGGCCGGCGGCAAGCACCGGGCCGTCAAGGAGCGCAAGTCGCTCAAGGAACTGGGCGTCAGGGACGGTCTGATCTTCGGTTTCTGCCAGGCCCTGGCGCTGATTCCGGGTGTCTCGCGCTCGGGCGCCACGATCAGTGGCGGTCTGCTGATGGGCTACACCCGTGAGGCGGCGGCGCGTTACTCGTTCCTGCTGGCCGTTCCGGCCGTACTGGCCTCCGGCGCCTTCGAGTTGAGGAAAGCGGGCGAGGGCCATGTCTCGTGGGGGCCGACGATCTTCGCGACGATTGTCGCCTTTGTCGTGGGATATGCCGTGATCGCGTGGTTCATGAAGTTCATCACCACCAAGAGCTTCATGCCGTTCGTGATCTACCGGATCCTGCTCGGCATCGTGATCTTCTTCCTCGTCGGTACGGACACCCTGAGCCCGCACGCGGGCGACTCGGGCGGCTGA
- a CDS encoding Gfo/Idh/MocA family protein: MKVGCIGLGDIAQKAYLPVLTTLPGTELHLQTRTPATLTRVGETHHIPDERRHADLDSLLAQGLDAAFVHAPTSAHAEIVTRLLDAGVPTFVDKPLAYDLADSERLVALAEERGTSLAVGFNRRFAPAYSQCLEHPRELILMQKNRIGLPEDARTLVLDDFIHVVDTLRFLLPGPVEHTDVRARTRDGLTHHVVLQLSGDGFTAIGMMNRMNGSTEEILEVSGQDTKRAVHHLAEIVDHKGQPSVRRRGDWVPVARQRGIEQCVLAFLDAVRAGKTLSARDALATHELCERVVRAARTQAV, from the coding sequence GTGAAGGTCGGCTGCATAGGGCTCGGGGACATCGCCCAGAAGGCGTATCTGCCGGTACTCACCACGCTGCCCGGGACGGAGCTGCACCTCCAGACCCGTACCCCGGCCACCCTCACCCGGGTCGGCGAGACCCACCACATCCCCGACGAGCGGCGCCACGCCGACCTCGACTCGCTGCTCGCCCAGGGCCTGGACGCCGCATTCGTCCACGCGCCGACCTCCGCCCACGCCGAGATCGTCACCCGGCTGCTGGACGCCGGTGTGCCGACCTTCGTCGACAAGCCCCTCGCCTACGATCTCGCCGACTCCGAGCGCCTGGTGGCCCTCGCGGAAGAGCGCGGGACGAGCCTGGCCGTCGGCTTCAACCGGCGTTTCGCGCCCGCGTACTCCCAGTGTCTGGAACACCCGCGCGAACTGATCCTCATGCAGAAGAACCGCATCGGCCTGCCCGAGGACGCGCGCACCCTGGTCCTCGACGACTTCATCCATGTGGTGGACACCCTGCGCTTCCTGCTCCCCGGCCCCGTCGAGCACACCGACGTCCGCGCCCGGACGCGCGACGGACTGACCCACCACGTGGTGCTCCAGCTCTCCGGCGACGGCTTCACCGCCATCGGCATGATGAACCGGATGAACGGCTCCACCGAGGAGATCCTCGAAGTCTCCGGACAGGACACCAAGCGGGCCGTCCACCATCTCGCCGAGATCGTCGACCACAAGGGCCAGCCCAGCGTCCGCCGGCGCGGCGACTGGGTGCCGGTCGCCCGGCAGCGCGGCATCGAGCAGTGCGTACTGGCGTTCCTGGACGCCGTACGCGCCGGGAAGACGCTCAGCGCGCGCGACGCCCTGGCTACGCACGAGTTGTGTGAACGGGTGGTGCGGGCGGCGCGGACGCAGGCCGTCTGA